A window of Verrucomicrobia bacterium CG1_02_43_26 contains these coding sequences:
- a CDS encoding tRNA-binding protein, producing MQSNITFDEFEKVDIRSGTVIKAEVFPKARKPAYKVWVDFGEHIGTKQTSAQITDLYAVDDLPGMQVLGAINLGTKNIAGFVSEFLLLGFEDVNQHISLVAPTKSVPNGKKLK from the coding sequence ATGCAGTCTAATATTACCTTTGATGAATTCGAAAAAGTAGATATTCGCTCCGGTACGGTTATCAAAGCGGAAGTGTTTCCGAAAGCCAGAAAGCCTGCCTATAAGGTGTGGGTCGATTTCGGGGAGCATATCGGTACCAAGCAAACTTCTGCGCAAATTACGGATTTATATGCCGTTGATGATCTGCCAGGTATGCAGGTTCTCGGTGCTATTAATTTGGGAACAAAGAATATAGCTGGGTTTGTGTCCGAATTCCTACTTTTAGGATTTGAAGATGTGAATCAACATATCTCACTGGTCGCACCGACGAAATCAGTGCCAAATGGTAAGAAATTGAAGTAA
- a CDS encoding low-specificity L-threonine aldolase (low- specificity; catalyzes the formation of acetaldehyde and glycine from L-threonine; acts on L-threonine, L-allo-threonine, L-threo-phenylserine, and L-erythro-phenylserine), translating to MTTNAFSSDNTNCLIDLRSDTLTLPTSGMRETMANAAVGDDVYGEDPTINELEQYAAELSGKEAALFLPSATQANLTAILSHCERGDEYIAGSTAHCYLWEGGGASVLGGVQAQPIDFEEDGTIDLNKVRRKIKPENVHFVKTKLLCIENTTNGKALPFEYLARTADFCKEENLLLHMDGARVFNAIIHYGKALKEVAEPVDSLTICLSKGLGAPGGALLCGSQAFIKRARRWRKVLGGGFRQGGFLAAAGLYALKHNVDRLSEDHANANKLFEGLKSLNSPLIVPLEQNTNMVFVKMDGKYIDGILEELKINNVLLGKFYFVDNIVRIVTHLGISVLDIECALQTFQKILNNKTASI from the coding sequence ATGACTACCAATGCTTTCTCGAGCGATAACACAAATTGCCTAATCGACTTACGGAGTGATACGCTCACATTGCCAACATCTGGAATGCGAGAGACTATGGCGAATGCGGCTGTCGGGGATGATGTTTATGGAGAAGATCCTACAATTAATGAACTGGAACAGTATGCTGCTGAATTGAGCGGGAAGGAAGCGGCTTTGTTTTTGCCTTCGGCTACGCAGGCTAATCTCACCGCAATTCTTTCTCACTGCGAGCGTGGAGATGAATACATAGCTGGTTCTACTGCGCACTGCTATCTGTGGGAAGGGGGAGGCGCTTCGGTATTGGGTGGCGTTCAGGCGCAGCCAATTGATTTTGAAGAAGACGGCACGATTGATCTCAATAAAGTGCGAAGAAAGATTAAGCCAGAGAATGTTCATTTTGTGAAAACAAAGCTTTTGTGTATTGAAAATACAACGAACGGAAAAGCATTACCTTTTGAGTATCTTGCTAGGACAGCCGACTTTTGCAAAGAGGAGAACTTATTGCTCCATATGGATGGGGCACGCGTTTTTAATGCAATTATTCATTATGGAAAAGCCCTAAAAGAGGTTGCTGAGCCTGTGGATTCGCTAACCATTTGTCTCTCTAAGGGATTAGGCGCTCCGGGAGGTGCTTTGTTGTGCGGATCTCAAGCCTTTATAAAACGCGCTCGTAGGTGGCGTAAGGTTTTAGGGGGAGGTTTTCGCCAAGGTGGATTTTTAGCGGCAGCAGGCTTATATGCATTAAAGCACAATGTTGACCGCTTGTCGGAAGACCATGCTAATGCTAATAAATTGTTTGAGGGATTGAAGTCGCTTAATAGCCCTTTAATTGTCCCACTTGAGCAAAATACGAATATGGTGTTTGTTAAAATGGACGGGAAGTATATAGATGGGATTCTTGAGGAGCTAAAGATAAATAACGTTTTATTAGGAAAGTTTTATTTTGTGGATAATATTGTCCGCATCGTGACACATTTAGGTATTTCAGTACTTGATATTGAGTGCGCATTACAGACATTTCAAAAGATTTTAAACAACAAAACAGCCAGCATTTAA